A stretch of Gossypium hirsutum isolate 1008001.06 chromosome A06, Gossypium_hirsutum_v2.1, whole genome shotgun sequence DNA encodes these proteins:
- the LOC107961651 gene encoding solute carrier family 25 member 44 → MSLSAAEDDSGSEIHIPADIDWHMLDKSKFFFLGAALFSGVSAALYPVVVLKTRQQVSSTQVSCFKMSFSIMRYEGLRGFYRGFGTSLMGTIPARALYMGALEVTKSSVGTATVSLGFSDTTATALANAAAGLSSAMAAQLVWTPIDVVSQRLMVQGYNDSNSSKNVNLNVNFCRYRNGLDAFRKILYADGPKGLYRGFGISILTYAPSNAVWWASYSVAHKLIWSGIGCSMGKKDESGSIVMGSGFRPDSKALVAVQGLSAAMASGISALITMPLDTIKTRLQVLDREENGVRKPLNILQTVRNLVQEGGLAACYRGLGPRWASMALSATTMITTYEFLKRLSTKSQEPLTS, encoded by the coding sequence ATGAGTTTAAGTGCAGCTGAGGATGATTCAGGGTCAGAGATTCATATCCCAGCAGATATAGATTGGCACATGCTTGATAAATCCAAGTTCTTTTTTCTTGGTGCCGCTTTATTTTCAGGTGTATCAGCTGCTCTTTACCCTGTAGTTGTCTTGAAAACTAGGCAACAAGTCTCATCTACTCAAGTTTCTTGCTTTAAAATGTCATTCTCCATCATGAGATATGAAGGATTGAGAGGATTCTACAGGGGTTTTGGTACCTCTTTGATGGGGACAATCCCAGCTAGGGCACTTTACATGGGAGCCCTTGAGGTTACCAAGAGCAGTGTTGGCACTGCAACTGTTAGTTTAGGATTTTCGGATACTACAGCTACTGCTTTAGCTAATGCAGCTGCTGGGTTGAGCTCAGCTATGGCTGCGCAACTGGTTTGGACCCCAATTGATGTTGTAAGCCAGAGACTAATGGTTCAAGGATATAATGACAGTAACAGTAGCAAAAATGTAAATCTCAATGTGAATTTTTGTAGATATAGGAATGGTCTTGATGCGTTTAGGAAAATTCTATATGCAGATGGTCCTAAAGGATTATACAGGGGATTTGGGATCTCGATTTTGACATATGCACCGTCTAATGCGGTTTGGTGGGCATCTTACTCTGTTGCACACAAGCTCATTTGGAGTGGCATCGGTTGTTCTATGGGTAAAAAAGATGAGAGTGGAAGTATTGTGATGGGGTCTGGTTTTAGGCCTGATTCAAAGGCCTTGGTGGCGGTCCAAGGGTTAAGTGCAGCCATGGCTAGTGGCATTTCAGCTTTAATCACTATGCCACTTGACACCATCAAGACCAGATTACAGGTTCTGGATAGAGAAGAGAATGGAGTAAGAAAACCATTGAATATACTGCAAACAGTGCGGAATCTAGTTCAAGAAGGCGGATTGGCAGCTTGTTACCGAGGATTGGGACCACGATGGGCATCAATGGCTCTGTCTGCAACAACCATGATAACCACCTATGAGTTCTTGAAGCGGTTATCAACTAAGAGCCAAGAGCCATTGAcatcatga
- the LOC107961649 gene encoding PHD finger protein ALFIN-LIKE 4, with product MDGGASYNPRTVEEVFRDFKGRRAAMIKALTTDVEEFYKQCDPEKENLCLYGYPSEQWEVNLPAEEVPPELPEPALGINFARDGMQEKDWLSLVAVHSDAWLLAVAFYFGARFGFDKADRKRLFNMINDLPTIFEVVTGATKKQTKEKSSVSNHSSNKSKSNSKRGSESQPKYSKAAASKDEVEDGMEDENDEEHGETLCGACGENYAADEFWICCDICEKWFHGKCVKITPARAEHIKQYKCPSCSNKRARP from the exons ATGGACGGCGGTGCTTCCTATAACCCACGTACAGTCGAAGAagtctttcgagatttcaagggtCGTCGAGCTGCCATGATTAAAGCCCTCACTACTG ATGTGGAAGAGTTCTACAAGCAGTGCGATCCAG AAAAGGAGAATCTTTGCCTTTATGGATATCCCAGTGAGCAGTGGGAGGTGAATTTACCTGCTGAAGAGGTGCCTCCAGAGCTTCCGGAGCCTGCACTGGGTATCAACTTTGCCAGAGATGGGATGCAAGAAAAGGACTGGTTGTCTTTGGTTGCTGTACACAGTGACGCGTGGTTACTTGCTGTGGCTTTCTATTTTGGTGCTAGGTTTGGATTCGATAAAGCTGACAG GAAACGCCTTTTCAATATGATAAATGACCTTCCGACAATATTTGAAGTTGTGACAGGGGCAACTAAGAAACAGACAAAGGAGAAATCGTCAGTTTCAAATCATAGCAGCAACAAATCTAAATCAAACTCTAAG CGAGGTTCTGAATCTCAGCCCAAGTATTCGAAGGCAGCAGCATCAAAGGATGAGGTTGAAGATGGCATGGAAGACGAAAACGATGAGGAGCATGGAGAGACGTTATGTGGGGCTTGTGGAGAGAATTATGCTGCTGATGAATTCTGGATTTGCTGTGATATCTGTGAGAAATGGTTCCATGGAAAGTGTGTTAAGATTACACCAGCAAGGGCGGAGCATATTAAGCAGTACAAATGCCCATCTTGCAGCAACAAGAGAGCACGGCCTTGA